The Sandaracinaceae bacterium genome contains the following window.
GAACATGCTGGAGCTGTCGATGGACCTCGAGGGGGACCTCGGGGTGGACTCGATCAAGCGGGTGGAGATCCTGGCCGCGATGCGCGAGCGCGCGGGCGACCTGCCCGACGTGGATCCGGCGGAGCTGGGCAAGCTGCGAACGCTCCGGGAGATCGTCGAACGGGTGGGGGCCGGCGCCTCGAACGACGACGAGGCGGAGGCCACGACGCGCGCCACGCCGTCCGGGCCCTCGTCGCAGCCGCCGCCGCAGATGCGGTGGGCGCTGCGGCTCGAGCCCGCGCCGAGCTCGGGCTTCGCGCTCCAGGGCTTGCTCGACGCGAAGAAGGTCGCGGTGGTCGACGCCGGCTCCGGGCTCGCCGAGCTCGTCGCAGACAGGCTCCTGCAGCGCGGGATCCCGGCCGCGGCGGCCGCGCCGGACGCGAGCACCGACGGGGTGATCTTCCTCGGTGGGCTCGTGGACGCGGACGGAGTCGAAGACGCCACCCGTGTGCAGCGCGCGGCGTTCGAGGCCGCGAAGGCCGTCGCCGCGAAGCTGACCACGGAGCCCGGCGTCTTCGTCACGGTGCAGGACACGGGCGGCGACTTCGGCCTCTCCGGGTCGGAGCGCGCGTGGCTCGGCGGCTTGCCGGGGCTCGTGAAGACGGCCGCGCAGGAGTGGCCGCACGCGGGGACCCGCGCGATCGATCTCGAGCGGGGCGGACGCGACGCGGCGCAGCTCGCCGACGTCCTCGTGGACGAGCTCCTCACGGGAGGGACACCGCGCCCTCGCGGGGCCTCCGGTGGAGGGACGGAGGTCGCGCTCCGGGCCGACGGCGCTCGCGCCACGCTCATCAGCTACGCCGCGCAGACCGAAGCTGGCTCGCCGCGCGTCCACGCGCGCTCGGTGATCCTCGCCTCGGGTGGCGCGAGGGGCGTCACGGCGGCCACGCTCGTGGCGCTCGCCGAGGCGTCGAAGGCGCGCTTCGTCTTGCTCGGGCGCACCGCGCTCGAGGAGGAGCCCGCCGCGTGCGCGTCGGCGGAGGGCCAGCCGGCCATCCTGGAGGCCCTGCTCGCGGACGCGAAGGCGAACGGAGAGACGGTGTCGCCGAGGGAGCTCGGCGCGCGCGCCAAGCGCATCCTCGCCGGGCGCGAGGTCCGCGACACGCTCGCCGCCATCGAGCGCGCGGGCGGCCGCGCGCGGTACGTGGCCGCCGACGTGCTCGACGGCGACGCGATCCGCGCGGCGCTCACCGAGGTGCGGGCGGACTGGGGCCCGATCACCGGCATCGTGCACGGCGCGGGGCTGCTCGCCGACAAGCTCATCGCCGACAAGCCCATCGACGACTTCGACCGCGTCTTCTCCGTGAAGGTCGAGGGCCTGCGCACGCTCCTCGACGCCACCTCCGAGGACCCCCTCGAGGTGCTCCTGGCCTTCTCGTCCGTGGCGGGCCGCTGCGGCAACCGCGGCCAGTGCGACTACGCGATGGCCAACGAGACGCTCAACAAGGTCGTCGCGCTGGAGGCCTCGCGCCGGAACGGGCTCTTCGCCCGGAGCCTCGGGTGGGGCCCCTGGGAGGGCGGCATGGTGACGCCGGGGCTGCGCGCTCACTTCGAGCGACTCGGGGTGCCGCTCATCCCGCTCGAGACCGGGGCGCGCATGCTCGTGGACGAGCTGGCGGACGAGAGCGACAGCGTCGAGCTCGTGCTCGGCGGCGAGCCGCGGCCGGAGGCGCTCGCGAGCGCGCCCGCGGGCGCCGCCGCGGAGCAGCGCTTCGACGTGCTGGTCGATCGGCGCGCGTTCCCGGCCATCGACGACCACCGCGTCAGAGGCCTGCCCGTGCTCCCGGTCGCGCTCGTCATCGAGCTCTTCGCGCGCGCGGTCGAGGCGGCGCGGCCCGACCTCGTGTTCAACGCGGTCGAGGACCTCCAGGTGCTGCGCGGCGTCCCCCTCGAGGCGTACGACACGACCGGGGATCGCGTCGCGGTGCGGGTCACGCAGGTGTCCAACGGGGAGGGCGTGGTCCTCCGGCTGGAGCTCCTCGACGGCGACGACCGCGTCCGATACTCGGCGCTCGGAACCGCCGAGCCGCAGGCCGCGTCCTCGGGTCGGGTGCCGGCGCGACCGCGAGGTCTGTCGCGCTTCGAGGGCACGGTCTACGACGGCGTCTCGCTCTTCCACGGCGACGCGTTCCAGGTGATCCAGGGCCGACCCGAGGTGGGGGAGGCCGGCGTCGAGGCGACGCTCTCGGGCGCGACCTCGCGCGGCTGGGCGAGCGGCGCCTGGCAGACGGACCCGGCGCTCGTCGATGGCGGCCTCCAGCTCGCGCTCCTCTGGACCTGCCACCGCGAAGGCGGCGCCGCGTTGCCGACCTCGGTCAAGAGCTTCCGGCGCTTCGCGCGCGGGCTCGCGGTCGGCGACGTGCGCGCGGTCCTCGCGAAGGTCGAGCATCACGGCGAGCGCAGCCTCTCCGATCTCGTGCTCGTCGACGCGTCGGGGGCGGCGCTCGCGGAGCTCCGCGGGGTGGAGGTGCACGTCTTGCCCGGCTCACGGACGCCGACCCGGGCCTGAGCCGGCGCGAGAGGAACCCGATTGATGTCCTTCGCTCCGATCGCGATCGTCGGTCGCGCCTGCCTCCTGCCCGGCGCGCACTCCCCACGAGCGCTCTTCGACCTCGCCCGCGCGGGGCGAGATCAGCTGACGGACGCGCCGGCCGGCCGATGGCGCGTGCCCGACGCGCACGTCGTCACGACGGCGACGCGAGGCGCGCTGGACCACACGTGGACCCGGCGCGGCGGCTACGTCGAGGGGTTCTCGTTCGACCCCGAGGGCTACCGCGTCGCGCCGGACGCGCTCCTCGGCGTCGACCCGCTCGTCCACTGGGTCCTCGACACCGCGCGGCGCGCGCTCGTCGACGCGGGCGCGCTCGAGCTCGACGCGAGCCGCACGGGCGCGGTGCTGGGCAACCTCTCGCTCCCCTCGAGCGGCGCGTCGCGCTTCGCCGAGCGCGTCTGGCTCGGAGCGCTCGCGTCACGGGTCGGGCTCCCGCCCACCGACGCGCGCGACCGCTTCAACAGCGGGCTCCCCGCCCACCTGCTCGCGCAGGCGCTCGGCCTCGGTGGTGGCGCGTACGCGCTCGACGCCGCGTGCGCGTCTTCGCTCTACGCCATCGAGCGCGCGTGCCGTGATCTGCAGGCGGGTCGCGCCGACCGCATGCTCGCGGGGGCGGTGAACCGCGCCGATGATCTCTTCATCCACGTGGGCTTCTGCGCGCTCGGCGCGATGAGCAGGACCGGCCGGAGCCGGCCCTTCCACGAGGGGGCCGACGGACTGATGCCCGGCGAGGGCTGCGGCGTCGTGGTGCTCGAGCGCCTGGACGACGCGGTGCGCGCGGGCCGCACGATCCACGGGGTGATCCGCGGGGTCGGTCTCGCGAACGACGGCCGCGGCAAGAACCTGCTGGCGCCCTCCGAGGAGGGGCAGGCGCGCTCGATGCGGCTCGCCCTCCAGCAAGCGGGGCTCGAGCCGAGCGACGTCGCGTACGTCGAGTGCCACGCGACCGGGACCGGGGTCGGCGACGCGACGGAGCTCGCCTCGATGCGCGCGGTCTACGGCGAGCGTCCGATGCCGGTCGGCTCGCTCAAGGCGAACATCGGCCACCTGATCACCGCCGCGGGCGTCGCCGGGCTCCTGAAGCTCCTCGAGTCGCTGCGTGAAGGCGTCTTCCTTCCGACCCCGCACCTCGACGTGCCGAGCGCCGCGCTCACCGCCTCGCCGTTCGAGACGCTCGACCGGCCATCCGCGTGGAGTGGCCCGCGTCGCGCGGGGCTGAGCGCGTTCGGCTTCGGCGGCAACGACGCGCACCTGCTCGTCGAGGCCTACGAGCGCGACCGGGCCTTCGCCGCCGTGCCCGCGACGCCGCGGAGCCCCGTCGTGGTGGTCGGCCTCGGCGCGCGGGTGGGCGACGGGCAGTCGGTCGCCGACTTCGAGCGTGTGCTCCACGACGGGCGCCCGCTCGGCCCCGCGGAGCGTGTCCGCATCCCGATGAGCGAGCTGCGCTTCCCGCCGACCGACCTCC
Protein-coding sequences here:
- a CDS encoding SDR family oxidoreductase, with product NMLELSMDLEGDLGVDSIKRVEILAAMRERAGDLPDVDPAELGKLRTLREIVERVGAGASNDDEAEATTRATPSGPSSQPPPQMRWALRLEPAPSSGFALQGLLDAKKVAVVDAGSGLAELVADRLLQRGIPAAAAAPDASTDGVIFLGGLVDADGVEDATRVQRAAFEAAKAVAAKLTTEPGVFVTVQDTGGDFGLSGSERAWLGGLPGLVKTAAQEWPHAGTRAIDLERGGRDAAQLADVLVDELLTGGTPRPRGASGGGTEVALRADGARATLISYAAQTEAGSPRVHARSVILASGGARGVTAATLVALAEASKARFVLLGRTALEEEPAACASAEGQPAILEALLADAKANGETVSPRELGARAKRILAGREVRDTLAAIERAGGRARYVAADVLDGDAIRAALTEVRADWGPITGIVHGAGLLADKLIADKPIDDFDRVFSVKVEGLRTLLDATSEDPLEVLLAFSSVAGRCGNRGQCDYAMANETLNKVVALEASRRNGLFARSLGWGPWEGGMVTPGLRAHFERLGVPLIPLETGARMLVDELADESDSVELVLGGEPRPEALASAPAGAAAEQRFDVLVDRRAFPAIDDHRVRGLPVLPVALVIELFARAVEAARPDLVFNAVEDLQVLRGVPLEAYDTTGDRVAVRVTQVSNGEGVVLRLELLDGDDRVRYSALGTAEPQAASSGRVPARPRGLSRFEGTVYDGVSLFHGDAFQVIQGRPEVGEAGVEATLSGATSRGWASGAWQTDPALVDGGLQLALLWTCHREGGAALPTSVKSFRRFARGLAVGDVRAVLAKVEHHGERSLSDLVLVDASGAALAELRGVEVHVLPGSRTPTRA